The following proteins are co-located in the Gammaproteobacteria bacterium genome:
- a CDS encoding DUF3604 domain-containing protein — protein sequence MPVMKSVFAKIPVVVIWAALICGCAAVAPRDIASGPEASRYSAAMPAGGLVHYTEEREACANRNPYRNAYFGDLHVHTSYSYDARPLGVTTLPADAYRYARGEEIQLPPYEEGGELVPVRKIGPALDFAAVTDHAEFFGEHALCADASSEAYGSRSCEAIRSGGPTAILVLVRGLSRDVPTRSADICGDDGARCAEAARTYWERTREMAEAAYDRSSNCGFTSFVAYEHSASRDNNSYHRNVIFRNDKVPELPISTFEAPTDRELFDLLGVECLEGLAGCDVLSIPHSSNLSSGVLFTSAVDGSDSARAATIAARQRNLLEPIVEIFQHKGSAECFNGLPGILGGPDELCDMEELRRYYRGLPAEDNPPPFCGEGETGMGASLNAGCVSRNDYYRGILLTGLQIGRRLGANPYKFGVIGSTDTHLSTSGDVDESGWRGHTVSETDLGERLTPSPVHPIGLYTNPGGLAGVWAVENSRDALFEALKRREVFGTTGPRIRPRFFGGWDYSEDACKSVAETGYAKGVPMGEDLPAGPTGSSPRFLVVAGRDLESAPLLRLQVIKGWVDDNDQAHYKVFDVAGDSESSGAIDPETGVWSGPGHDALCGVFEDPEFDPDEPSYYYMRAVETPSLRWSWRQCLELPVDARPAECANTAPKIIRELAWSSPIWYTPGDS from the coding sequence ATGCCTGTCATGAAATCCGTATTCGCGAAGATTCCTGTCGTGGTCATCTGGGCCGCGTTGATATGCGGTTGCGCCGCGGTTGCGCCACGCGACATCGCAAGCGGTCCGGAAGCGTCGCGGTATTCGGCCGCCATGCCGGCCGGGGGCCTCGTGCATTACACGGAAGAGCGCGAAGCCTGTGCGAATCGAAACCCCTATCGCAACGCCTACTTCGGCGATCTGCACGTCCATACTTCCTATTCCTACGACGCCCGGCCCCTGGGCGTGACGACGCTGCCGGCGGACGCATACCGCTACGCGCGCGGCGAGGAAATCCAGCTACCTCCCTATGAGGAGGGCGGGGAATTGGTGCCGGTCCGGAAGATCGGTCCCGCACTGGACTTTGCCGCCGTCACCGACCACGCGGAGTTCTTCGGCGAACACGCCCTGTGCGCGGACGCCAGCAGCGAGGCCTACGGCAGCCGAAGCTGCGAGGCCATCCGCAGCGGCGGCCCCACCGCGATCCTGGTCCTGGTGCGAGGCCTGTCGAGAGACGTCCCGACGCGCAGCGCGGACATCTGCGGCGACGACGGCGCCCGTTGCGCGGAAGCCGCCCGGACGTACTGGGAGCGCACCCGCGAGATGGCGGAAGCGGCCTACGACCGCTCCTCGAACTGCGGCTTCACGAGCTTCGTAGCCTATGAGCACAGCGCCAGCCGCGACAACAACTCCTACCATCGCAACGTGATCTTTCGCAACGACAAGGTGCCGGAGTTGCCGATTTCCACCTTCGAGGCGCCGACTGACAGGGAGCTGTTCGACCTGCTGGGCGTCGAGTGCCTCGAGGGCCTGGCGGGATGCGATGTGCTATCCATACCGCACAGTTCCAACCTGAGTTCCGGGGTCCTGTTTACCTCCGCTGTCGATGGATCGGATTCCGCCCGGGCCGCAACAATCGCGGCGCGGCAGCGCAATCTGCTGGAGCCGATCGTGGAAATCTTTCAGCACAAGGGCAGCGCGGAGTGCTTCAACGGGCTTCCCGGCATCCTGGGCGGGCCGGACGAGTTGTGCGACATGGAAGAACTGCGCCGGTATTACCGGGGATTGCCGGCGGAGGACAACCCGCCGCCGTTCTGCGGCGAAGGCGAGACGGGGATGGGCGCCAGCCTGAACGCCGGATGCGTTTCCAGGAACGACTATTACCGCGGCATTCTCCTGACCGGCCTGCAAATCGGTCGACGGCTTGGCGCCAATCCCTACAAGTTCGGCGTTATCGGCTCGACGGACACGCATCTGTCCACGTCCGGCGACGTCGATGAGAGCGGTTGGCGCGGCCATACCGTTTCCGAGACCGATCTCGGCGAGCGCCTCACGCCCAGCCCCGTGCATCCGATCGGACTGTATACGAATCCGGGCGGCCTGGCGGGCGTCTGGGCGGTCGAGAACTCGCGCGACGCCCTGTTCGAAGCGCTGAAGCGGCGCGAAGTGTTCGGGACGACCGGTCCCCGCATCCGGCCGCGTTTCTTCGGCGGTTGGGACTATTCCGAAGACGCCTGCAAGTCCGTGGCGGAAACCGGGTACGCGAAAGGCGTGCCGATGGGAGAGGACCTGCCTGCCGGCCCAACCGGCTCTTCGCCGCGCTTTCTGGTGGTGGCCGGGCGCGATCTCGAAAGCGCGCCCCTGCTGCGTCTGCAGGTGATCAAGGGCTGGGTGGACGACAACGACCAGGCACACTACAAGGTGTTTGATGTCGCCGGAGATTCCGAGTCCAGCGGCGCGATAGATCCGGAAACGGGAGTCTGGAGCGGCCCCGGACACGATGCGCTTTGCGGCGTGTTCGAGGACCCTGAATTCGATCCGGATGAGCCGAGCTACTACTACATGCGGGCGGTGGAGACGCCGTCGCTGCGGTGGAGTTGGCGCCAGTGTCTGGAACTGCCGGTTGACGCGCGTCCGGCGGAATGCGCAAATACGGCGCCCAAAATCATTCGGGAGCTGGCCTGGAGTTCGCCCATCTGGTACACGCCCGGCGACAGTTAG
- a CDS encoding 50S ribosomal protein L27 produces MAHKKAAGSSRNGRDSESKRLGIKKFGGEQVLAGNILVRQRGTAFHAGPNVGLGRDHTLFATSDGVVRYERKGPANRRFVSVIPS; encoded by the coding sequence ATGGCGCATAAGAAAGCTGCGGGCAGTTCCCGCAACGGCCGCGATTCCGAATCGAAGCGGCTGGGAATCAAGAAGTTCGGCGGCGAGCAGGTGCTGGCCGGCAATATCCTCGTGCGCCAGCGCGGGACCGCCTTTCATGCCGGCCCCAACGTGGGCCTGGGACGCGATCACACCCTGTTCGCCACCAGCGACGGCGTCGTTCGCTACGAGCGCAAGGGCCCGGCAAACCGCCGCTTCGTCTCCGTAATCCCCTCCTGA
- a CDS encoding MFS transporter → MVPRQQSPGPAILSDLLSRNILILLVAQAASVTGTVAIVTVGGILGRNLAGNPALATLPLSMLIVATALSTIVAASIMSRIGRPRGFALGSALGAAGAGCAWAATVVGSFALFCLGSILIGCATAFAQQYRFAATESVRPAAAPTAVAVVLTGSMAGAILGPSLVARGESWIAGAQFGGSFAAMAACYALAGAVLLALRPASSKAREESGGDVRPLRNIAESRLFIVAVVGAAMGQGVMAFMMTAAPLAMHVVDGHSLAATAAIIQAHVLAMYAPSLVAGGLITRFGAGRVMMAGAVLLGVTLAAGLAGREVMHYGIAMVALGFGWNFLYVGGTTLLARSYRPAERFRVQGLNDFIVLGCAAVGSLSAGAVMQLLGWDAVLYASMPAIMLAMAAIIWARPDRERVVAG, encoded by the coding sequence ATCGTGCCGCGACAGCAATCGCCGGGGCCGGCCATTCTTTCCGACCTGCTCAGCCGCAACATTCTGATCCTGCTCGTGGCGCAGGCCGCTTCCGTTACCGGTACGGTCGCGATCGTTACGGTGGGTGGAATCCTGGGCCGCAATCTGGCGGGGAACCCGGCACTGGCCACGCTGCCGCTGTCGATGCTGATCGTCGCCACGGCGCTTTCCACCATCGTTGCCGCTTCGATTATGTCCCGTATCGGGCGGCCCCGGGGTTTTGCTCTGGGCTCGGCCCTCGGCGCCGCGGGAGCGGGGTGCGCCTGGGCCGCCACTGTGGTGGGGAGCTTCGCCCTGTTCTGCCTGGGTTCAATACTCATAGGCTGCGCCACGGCCTTCGCGCAGCAGTACCGGTTCGCCGCCACGGAGAGCGTCAGGCCTGCTGCGGCGCCTACGGCGGTCGCGGTGGTGCTGACGGGCTCGATGGCCGGCGCGATACTGGGCCCCAGCCTGGTTGCGCGCGGCGAGTCCTGGATTGCCGGCGCGCAGTTCGGCGGCAGCTTCGCGGCGATGGCGGCTTGCTACGCGCTGGCCGGCGCCGTTCTCCTGGCGCTGCGCCCGGCCTCGTCTAAAGCGCGGGAGGAATCCGGCGGCGACGTCCGCCCACTGAGGAACATTGCCGAGAGCCGGCTGTTCATTGTGGCCGTGGTCGGCGCGGCGATGGGGCAGGGCGTCATGGCCTTCATGATGACGGCGGCCCCGTTGGCCATGCACGTCGTTGACGGGCATTCCCTGGCCGCGACGGCGGCGATCATCCAGGCGCATGTGCTGGCGATGTACGCGCCGTCGCTCGTTGCCGGGGGGCTGATCACGCGATTCGGCGCCGGGCGCGTCATGATGGCGGGCGCGGTTCTTCTTGGCGTGACACTTGCCGCGGGGCTGGCGGGCCGGGAGGTCATGCACTACGGGATTGCCATGGTGGCGCTGGGTTTCGGCTGGAATTTCCTGTATGTGGGCGGAACGACGCTGCTGGCGCGCTCCTATCGACCGGCGGAACGTTTTCGCGTCCAGGGCCTCAACGATTTCATCGTGCTGGGATGCGCGGCTGTGGGATCTCTGAGCGCCGGGGCGGTGATGCAGCTTCTGGGCTGGGACGCCGTGCTGTACGCTTCCATGCCTGCGATCATGCTGGCGATGGCGGCGATTATCTGGGCTCGGCCGGATCGTGAACGCGTGGTTGCGGGCTGA
- the rplU gene encoding 50S ribosomal protein L21, giving the protein MFAVIATGGKQYCVSEGQRVRVERLSADVGDELRFDAMLIGGQEGSETRIATSGKPVGQVRATVCEHGRAKKIEVIKFKRRKDYRRTLGHRQQFTTVEIAGIDLPKAPAKKAPAKKAPANQAADKKAPAKKTAARKAPAKKAAADKAGEES; this is encoded by the coding sequence ATGTTTGCGGTGATCGCCACCGGCGGCAAGCAGTATTGCGTTTCCGAAGGTCAGCGGGTGCGCGTCGAGCGCCTCAGCGCCGATGTCGGCGACGAACTGCGCTTCGACGCGATGCTGATCGGCGGGCAGGAAGGCTCGGAGACGCGAATCGCGACTTCGGGCAAGCCGGTGGGCCAGGTTCGGGCCACCGTCTGTGAGCATGGCCGGGCGAAAAAGATTGAAGTGATCAAGTTCAAGCGGCGCAAGGACTATCGCCGCACGCTGGGGCATCGCCAGCAATTCACGACCGTGGAGATTGCCGGCATCGATCTGCCGAAGGCGCCCGCGAAGAAGGCTCCGGCGAAAAAGGCGCCCGCGAATCAGGCCGCCGACAAGAAAGCCCCGGCGAAGAAAACCGCTGCCAGGAAGGCCCCGGCGAAGAAAGCCGCGGCGGACAAGGCGGGCGAGGAGAGTTGA
- a CDS encoding S9 family peptidase: protein MRRSGLFLAFAFLAASCSPPGSDGLEYPSAARSEQQDDYFGVQVSDPYRWMEEMDAPDTAAWIAAQNQLVEPYLASIELRERLKDRLTEVWNYPRRSAPWREGPWYFEFRNDGLQNHSVLYVRDGLDGEARILLDPNSWSEDGTVSLAGNSVSPSGRYIAYAKSDGGSDWRDWHVSEVATGEDLPDHLTYTKFSGVSWTPDERGFYYSRYPADEQGAGDDKKAVSVYFHELGTDQANDRVVLQMPPDEGRNAYAAVTEDGAYLIVILQEGYLSNAVHYRRMDEPDSAIRPLLDEWDAIYSYVANEGDTFFFSTNRDAPRRKVISLDIDSPQEWTEVIPESENTLLNISAVGGRLIASYLQDVKPLVLVREVDGSLVEQIELPGIGSVSGFGGKWDDPETFYNFSGFTDPGAIYRYDVGTGESTLHHRTVTSIDGTQFVTRQVFYDSKDGTRVPMFLVHRRDLERTGDHPTLLYGYGGFNISLRPVYSSSRLVWLELGGMLAIPNLRGGGEYGREWHLAGTRERKQNVFDDFIAAAQWLIDEGYTMPSRLVIQGSSNGGLLVGAVMTQRPDLFGAALPDVGVLDMLRYHTPSANARAWSDDYGLSENEADFRAQYAYSPVHRVDEGICYPPTLVTTADHDDRVVPWHSYKFAAALQHAQGCARPVLIRIETRAGHGAGTPTWMRIEDVANQFAFAADAVGLDGR, encoded by the coding sequence ATGCGTAGATCAGGCCTTTTCCTTGCGTTCGCCTTTCTTGCCGCAAGTTGCTCTCCGCCGGGGAGCGACGGACTCGAATACCCGTCCGCGGCGCGCTCCGAACAGCAGGACGACTATTTCGGCGTTCAGGTTTCCGACCCCTATCGCTGGATGGAGGAGATGGACGCTCCCGATACCGCGGCCTGGATCGCGGCCCAGAACCAACTGGTCGAGCCCTACCTGGCGTCGATTGAATTGAGAGAGCGGCTCAAGGACAGGCTGACCGAGGTCTGGAACTATCCGCGCCGCTCCGCGCCCTGGCGCGAAGGACCCTGGTATTTCGAGTTCCGCAACGACGGCCTTCAGAACCACAGCGTGCTTTACGTGCGCGACGGCCTTGACGGCGAAGCGCGGATACTGCTCGATCCCAACTCCTGGAGCGAGGACGGGACGGTCAGCCTGGCGGGCAACTCCGTAAGTCCCAGCGGCCGCTACATCGCCTATGCGAAGTCCGACGGCGGTTCCGACTGGCGCGACTGGCACGTTAGCGAAGTCGCAACCGGCGAGGACTTGCCTGATCACCTGACCTACACCAAGTTCAGCGGCGTTTCCTGGACTCCGGACGAGCGCGGCTTCTACTACAGCCGTTACCCGGCGGACGAGCAGGGCGCCGGCGACGACAAGAAGGCCGTGTCGGTGTACTTTCACGAACTCGGGACAGACCAGGCCAACGACCGGGTCGTGCTTCAAATGCCGCCGGACGAAGGCCGCAACGCCTACGCGGCCGTCACCGAGGACGGCGCCTACCTGATCGTCATATTGCAGGAGGGCTATCTGAGCAACGCGGTCCACTACCGGCGCATGGACGAACCGGATTCGGCGATACGGCCGTTGCTGGACGAATGGGACGCCATATACAGCTACGTCGCGAACGAGGGCGATACCTTCTTCTTCTCGACCAACCGGGACGCGCCGCGCCGCAAGGTAATTTCACTGGACATCGACAGCCCGCAGGAGTGGACCGAAGTCATTCCCGAGAGCGAGAACACCTTGCTGAATATCAGCGCGGTGGGCGGGCGGCTGATCGCCTCCTATTTGCAGGACGTCAAGCCGCTGGTGCTCGTGCGTGAGGTCGACGGCAGCCTGGTCGAGCAGATCGAACTGCCCGGCATCGGTTCGGTGAGCGGCTTCGGCGGCAAATGGGACGATCCCGAAACGTTCTACAACTTCTCCGGCTTTACCGATCCCGGCGCCATTTACCGCTACGACGTGGGCACGGGCGAGAGCACACTGCACCACCGTACCGTAACGTCGATCGACGGCACGCAGTTCGTGACCCGCCAGGTCTTCTACGACAGCAAGGACGGCACCCGGGTCCCGATGTTCCTCGTGCACCGCAGGGACCTGGAAAGGACCGGCGATCACCCCACGCTGCTGTACGGCTACGGCGGCTTCAACATATCGCTGAGGCCCGTTTACAGCAGCTCCCGCCTGGTGTGGCTGGAGCTCGGCGGCATGCTCGCGATCCCCAACCTGCGCGGCGGCGGCGAATACGGACGCGAGTGGCACCTGGCGGGTACCCGCGAGCGCAAGCAGAACGTGTTCGACGATTTCATCGCGGCGGCGCAGTGGCTGATCGACGAGGGCTACACGATGCCGTCGCGGCTCGTCATACAGGGCAGCAGCAACGGCGGCCTGCTGGTGGGCGCCGTGATGACCCAGCGCCCGGACCTGTTCGGCGCGGCGCTGCCGGACGTGGGCGTGCTCGACATGCTTCGCTACCACACGCCCAGCGCCAACGCGCGCGCCTGGTCGGACGATTACGGTCTGTCGGAGAACGAAGCGGATTTTCGCGCCCAGTATGCCTATTCGCCGGTGCACCGCGTTGACGAGGGCATCTGCTATCCGCCAACTCTGGTCACGACCGCAGATCATGACGACCGGGTCGTGCCCTGGCACAGCTACAAGTTCGCCGCGGCGCTGCAGCATGCCCAGGGCTGCGCCAGGCCGGTGCTGATCCGCATCGAGACGCGCGCGGGACACGGCGCCGGCACGCCCACCTGGATGCGGATCGAGGACGTAGCCAACCAGTTCGCGTTCGCCGCCGACGCGGTCGGGCTGGACGGCAGATAG
- a CDS encoding quinone oxidoreductase, producing MSNAIQVDRAGGPEVMEWRAVDVGAPGPGELLIGNRAIGFNFIDTYFRTGVYPLEYPSGLGSEGAGEVLAVGEGVEGFAPGDRVAYCTPPIGAYSEERVYPADRTVPLPDSVSYEQAAAMMLKGLTSWYLLHHSYPVQEGDDVLLYAAAGGVGQIAAQWAALLGARVIGIVGSSGKVDEARRAGCADVVLADDPDLVARVRELSGGGVAAVYDSLGKDTFMQSLDCLRPLGTMVTFGNATGLVEPIAPIDLARRGSLKLTRPILFDFVSTEEQLRNAAATLFEQVGSGALSIKIGQRYPLQEVARAHRDAEGRRTTGSTILLP from the coding sequence ATGAGCAATGCAATTCAGGTAGACCGGGCGGGCGGCCCGGAAGTGATGGAGTGGCGCGCCGTCGATGTGGGCGCTCCCGGACCCGGCGAACTGCTTATCGGTAACCGGGCCATCGGTTTCAACTTTATTGACACCTACTTTCGCACAGGCGTCTATCCGCTGGAATATCCGAGCGGACTGGGCTCCGAAGGCGCGGGCGAAGTGCTGGCGGTAGGCGAGGGTGTCGAAGGGTTCGCCCCGGGAGATCGGGTGGCCTATTGCACGCCGCCGATAGGGGCCTATTCGGAGGAAAGAGTTTATCCCGCGGACCGTACCGTGCCTCTTCCGGATTCCGTCAGCTACGAGCAGGCCGCCGCCATGATGCTGAAAGGACTGACGAGCTGGTACCTGCTGCACCACAGCTACCCGGTGCAGGAAGGCGACGATGTACTGCTGTATGCGGCTGCCGGGGGCGTAGGGCAGATCGCCGCGCAGTGGGCGGCGCTTCTGGGAGCGCGCGTCATCGGCATCGTGGGCAGCAGCGGCAAGGTGGACGAGGCGCGCCGGGCAGGCTGCGCCGATGTCGTGCTGGCCGACGATCCGGATCTCGTGGCCAGGGTGCGGGAACTGAGCGGGGGCGGCGTGGCTGCTGTCTATGACTCGCTGGGGAAGGACACGTTCATGCAGTCGCTGGACTGCCTGCGTCCGCTCGGCACGATGGTCACTTTCGGCAATGCGACCGGCCTGGTGGAGCCGATCGCGCCCATTGATCTGGCGCGGCGCGGCTCATTGAAGCTGACCCGGCCGATCCTGTTCGATTTCGTGTCGACCGAGGAGCAACTGCGCAACGCGGCCGCAACGTTGTTCGAGCAGGTCGGATCAGGCGCCCTCTCGATCAAGATCGGTCAGCGCTACCCCTTGCAGGAAGTGGCCCGGGCGCACCGCGACGCCGAGGGCCGGCGCACCACCGGCTCTACGATTCTGCTTCCCTGA
- the rpsT gene encoding 30S ribosomal protein S20, producing the protein MANSAQASKRARQAVGRRARNMSARSELRTAISRTVRALDSGDAEKAAAAYEQARPVIDSMVGKGIIHANKAARHKSRLNKRLQALSAD; encoded by the coding sequence ATGGCGAATTCAGCACAAGCCTCCAAGCGCGCCCGCCAGGCCGTCGGCCGCCGCGCGCGCAATATGTCGGCGCGCTCCGAACTGCGCACCGCCATATCCAGGACTGTCCGAGCCCTCGACTCCGGCGACGCCGAAAAAGCCGCGGCCGCCTACGAGCAAGCCAGACCCGTCATCGACTCCATGGTCGGCAAGGGCATCATCCACGCCAACAAGGCCGCCCGCCACAAGAGCCGCCTCAACAAACGCCTGCAAGCCCTCAGCGCCGACTAG
- a CDS encoding heavy metal-binding domain-containing protein, with amino-acid sequence MILTTTPTVEGKTIREYRGIVTGEAIVGANILKDIFAGIRDIVGGRSTAYEKELRRSRETALAELSEEARMKGADAVVGIDLDYEVIGSGGSMLMVAASGTAVRLR; translated from the coding sequence ATGATTCTGACGACGACGCCAACCGTTGAAGGCAAGACAATCCGCGAATACCGCGGAATCGTGACCGGCGAGGCCATCGTCGGCGCCAACATCCTCAAGGACATATTCGCCGGCATCCGCGACATCGTCGGCGGGCGCTCGACCGCCTACGAGAAGGAACTGCGGCGCTCCCGCGAGACCGCGCTCGCCGAACTGTCCGAAGAAGCCCGCATGAAGGGCGCCGACGCGGTCGTCGGCATCGACCTGGACTACGAAGTCATAGGCAGCGGCGGCAGCATGCTCATGGTCGCCGCCAGCGGCACCGCCGTCCGCCTGCGCTGA
- the obgE gene encoding GTPase ObgE: protein MKFSDEARIRVRAGDGGDGCVSFRREKYIPRGGPDGGDGGDGGDVTLVLAPDINTLADFRARKVFRAGNGRAGAGRDRSGAAGADLRIPVPAGTRVTEADTQEVLGELNADKTELLVARGGHGGRGNARFKSSVNRAPRQHTPGTRGEARRLDLDLTLLADVGLLGLPNAGKSTLLRAVSEARPKVADYPFTTLHPQLGVVAVGPMQSFVMADIPGLLPGAASGVGLGSRFLRHLRRTRLLLHLVDMTSPEGAAAPVGSLAEDVATIAGELEKFDEKLAGLERWLVLNKADLLPEEEAARIRKSLIGQLAWSAPVFTISALTGAGARELATASVQRLEKLEKEHDSDDDANR from the coding sequence ATGAAATTCTCCGATGAAGCCCGGATCCGCGTTCGCGCCGGCGACGGTGGGGACGGCTGCGTGAGTTTTCGCCGCGAGAAGTACATCCCGCGTGGCGGCCCGGACGGCGGCGATGGCGGCGATGGCGGCGACGTGACGCTGGTGCTTGCGCCGGACATCAACACCCTCGCGGATTTCCGCGCGCGCAAGGTGTTTCGGGCCGGCAACGGCCGAGCGGGCGCGGGCCGCGACCGTAGCGGCGCCGCGGGCGCCGACCTGCGAATCCCCGTGCCGGCGGGGACCCGGGTGACCGAGGCCGACACGCAGGAAGTGCTGGGCGAACTGAACGCCGACAAGACCGAATTGCTGGTGGCCCGCGGCGGGCACGGCGGGCGGGGCAACGCCCGTTTCAAGTCCAGCGTCAACCGAGCGCCGCGCCAGCACACGCCGGGGACGCGAGGCGAAGCCCGCCGTCTTGACCTGGATCTGACGCTGCTGGCGGACGTGGGCCTTCTGGGCCTTCCGAACGCGGGCAAGTCCACCCTGTTGCGGGCCGTGTCCGAAGCTCGCCCCAAGGTGGCGGACTACCCGTTCACGACCCTGCATCCGCAGTTGGGCGTGGTGGCCGTGGGTCCGATGCAGAGCTTCGTGATGGCCGACATCCCGGGGCTGTTGCCGGGCGCGGCGAGCGGCGTCGGGCTCGGGTCCCGGTTCCTGCGCCACTTGCGGCGCACGCGGCTGTTGCTGCACCTGGTGGACATGACCTCCCCCGAAGGCGCAGCGGCGCCGGTCGGGAGCCTGGCGGAGGACGTCGCTACGATTGCCGGGGAGCTGGAAAAATTCGATGAGAAGCTGGCCGGACTGGAACGCTGGCTTGTATTGAACAAGGCCGATCTTCTGCCCGAAGAAGAGGCCGCGCGGATCAGGAAGAGTCTGATCGGGCAACTGGCCTGGTCCGCGCCCGTGTTCACGATTTCGGCATTGACCGGCGCGGGCGCCCGCGAGCTTGCAACCGCATCCGTACAAAGACTGGAAAAACTGGAGAAAGAGCATGATTCTGACGACGACGCCAACCGTTGA
- a CDS encoding zinc-dependent alcohol dehydrogenase family protein: MRTRRLRFDENGEPADVVRLEEVELGDPGPGEVIARLEASAMHIADIKLVQGIDALRRPLPVTPGFEGVGTVVETGADSGYQVGDRVFLPLGCGTFSEYVRVHRNAMGMRRAPAGDAEQLVLSNINGATAWTLLQDFVDLEQGEWVLQDAANSNVGRYLIVLAAKWGYRTVNLVRREEVVQELKDLGADAVVLDGPDLPARIREATGGADIRLGIDAIAGEGVMRMADCLADGGLIVNYGTLTDEPCRIDFWQMFLHDIRLCGMSTTRCFATRTEAEIDELQEEIALMAADGRLSAKIAARYTLDEWREAFAHAGRTGSARDGKIIVLPNA; encoded by the coding sequence ATGCGGACACGCCGGCTTAGGTTCGACGAAAACGGCGAACCGGCTGACGTGGTGCGGCTGGAGGAGGTTGAACTCGGCGATCCGGGGCCGGGCGAGGTCATCGCCAGGCTGGAAGCCAGCGCGATGCATATCGCCGACATCAAGCTGGTGCAGGGCATCGACGCGCTACGCCGTCCCCTGCCCGTCACGCCGGGCTTCGAGGGCGTGGGAACCGTTGTGGAGACCGGCGCCGATTCGGGCTACCAAGTCGGCGACCGTGTGTTTCTTCCGCTGGGCTGCGGCACGTTCTCCGAGTACGTGCGGGTCCACAGGAACGCCATGGGCATGCGGCGCGCGCCGGCTGGTGACGCGGAACAGCTCGTGCTTTCGAATATCAACGGCGCAACCGCCTGGACGCTGCTGCAGGACTTCGTGGACCTCGAGCAGGGCGAATGGGTGCTGCAGGACGCGGCCAATTCCAATGTGGGGCGGTATCTGATCGTCCTGGCGGCAAAGTGGGGCTATCGCACAGTCAATCTCGTACGGCGCGAGGAAGTTGTTCAGGAACTGAAGGACCTGGGCGCCGACGCCGTGGTTCTGGACGGACCGGACCTGCCGGCGCGCATCCGCGAGGCCACCGGCGGGGCGGATATCCGCCTCGGGATCGACGCCATCGCCGGAGAAGGGGTCATGCGCATGGCCGACTGCCTGGCCGACGGCGGCCTGATCGTTAATTACGGGACGCTGACCGACGAGCCCTGCCGGATCGATTTCTGGCAGATGTTCCTGCACGACATCCGCCTGTGCGGCATGTCGACGACACGCTGTTTCGCGACCCGCACCGAAGCGGAAATCGACGAGTTACAGGAGGAGATCGCGCTGATGGCGGCCGACGGGCGCCTGAGCGCAAAGATCGCCGCCCGCTACACGCTGGATGAATGGCGTGAAGCCTTCGCCCACGCCGGACGCACCGGCTCGGCCCGCGACGGCAAGATCATCGTCCTGCCCAACGCCTGA